A single genomic interval of Primulina huaijiensis isolate GDHJ02 chromosome 7, ASM1229523v2, whole genome shotgun sequence harbors:
- the LOC140981220 gene encoding uncharacterized protein, giving the protein MSVAEYADSFYAMLRYTSHVAASQVAVVESFIEGLNDHLHPFVSTGKPLNYLEAMEIAKKAEASLKRSGNRVPTQHHQSGRQQFSSSDSASLRPRGKQFKKPGSSSSSSGRSGNRGGYRYSGPYGDHCGGKHFSNQCVGVQGVCNNCGRPGHFARVCPSKTGKSAQTGSGAQSNRIPAASQSFHQPIRPSHQSRWQGGQQNQSSVHVFALTKDEAQAALDLPSRFAASGRGSASGAWD; this is encoded by the exons ATGTCAGTTGCGGAGTATGCAGATTCTTTTTATGCTATGCTGAGATATACTTCTCATGTTGCTGCGAGTCAGGTTGCTGTCGTCGAAAGTTTCATTGAAGGATTGAACGATCATCTGCACCCTTTTGTTTCTACCGGTAAGCCACTAAATTATCTTGAAGCAATGGAAATAGCAAAAAAGGCTGAAGCTAGTCTTAAGAGGAGTGGCAATCGAGTTCCTACCCAACATCATCAGTCGGGGAGGCAACAATTCAGTTCATCTGATTCTGCATCTCTTCGTCCACGTGGGAAGCAATTTAAGAAGCCTGGTTCTAGTTCTTCGAGTTCAGGGAGATCAGGGAACCGTGGGGGATATCGTTATAGTGGACCTTATGGTGATCACTGTGGGGGTAAGCATTTCAGTAATCAGTGTGTTGGAGTTCAAGGGGTTTGTAATAATTGTGGTCGGCCGGGTCATTTTGCTAGAGTCTGTCCTAGTAAGACGGGGAAATCAGCCCAGACAGGTAGTGGAGCTCAAAGTAATAGAATTCCAGCAGCGTCCCAGTCTTTCCATCAGCCTATTCGCCCTTCGCATCAGAGCAGATGGCAAGGTGGTCAACAGAATCAGTCATCTGTTCATGTATTTGCCTTAACTAAGGATGAGGCTCAGGCAGCTCTAG atctcccgagtcgttttgcagcatcaggccgaggttccgccagtggagcttgggattga